From Streptomyces sp. NBC_00237, a single genomic window includes:
- a CDS encoding serine hydrolase: protein MSARTSTIQNRRIRRGITAAALAAGVLLPVAAAGPATAAAPTVTCSSNKAGLAKKLTADLTAALRGRPGTVALALYERSTNTYCSLRSWDSFDSASIVKVTVLGALLHDAQKKKRALSATERNRVTAMITKSDNNATSALWKQLGTGKINAFLKAAGMTRTKPGANGYWGLTQVNASEQSKLLALLTRRNTVLTDASRAYALDRMARVVPAQRWGTPAGAPGAAKVQVKNGWLPRATKGWRVHSLGVFTGLGHDYTITVLTHGNKTMQQGVDTIQAVSRAAHRDLNPAASGKPRTFQAPVPAVTPPAVPHEVIPPVPEAPAH from the coding sequence ATGTCCGCACGCACCAGCACCATCCAGAACCGCCGAATACGCAGGGGGATCACCGCCGCCGCCCTCGCCGCCGGAGTCCTCCTCCCGGTGGCCGCCGCAGGCCCCGCCACCGCCGCCGCACCCACGGTGACGTGCAGCTCCAACAAGGCCGGGCTCGCGAAGAAGCTCACCGCCGACCTCACCGCCGCCCTGCGCGGCCGCCCCGGCACCGTCGCCCTCGCCCTCTACGAGCGGTCGACCAACACGTACTGCTCCCTGAGGTCCTGGGACTCCTTCGACTCCGCCAGCATCGTCAAGGTCACCGTCCTCGGCGCTCTGCTGCACGACGCGCAGAAGAAGAAGCGGGCACTGAGCGCCACCGAGCGCAACCGCGTCACCGCCATGATCACCAAGTCCGACAACAACGCGACCAGCGCGCTCTGGAAGCAGCTCGGCACGGGGAAGATCAACGCCTTCCTGAAGGCCGCCGGGATGACCCGCACCAAGCCCGGCGCGAACGGCTACTGGGGGCTCACCCAGGTCAACGCCTCCGAGCAGAGCAAGCTCCTGGCCCTGCTGACCCGGCGGAACACCGTCCTCACCGACGCCTCCCGCGCGTACGCCCTGGACCGGATGGCCCGCGTCGTCCCCGCCCAGCGCTGGGGCACCCCGGCCGGTGCGCCGGGCGCGGCGAAGGTCCAGGTCAAGAACGGGTGGCTGCCGCGCGCGACGAAGGGCTGGCGGGTGCACTCCCTCGGCGTCTTCACCGGCCTCGGCCACGACTACACGATCACCGTCCTCACGCACGGCAACAAGACGATGCAGCAGGGCGTGGACACCATCCAGGCCGTCTCCCGCGCCGCCCACCGCGACCTGAACCCCGCCGCGAGCGGCAAGCCGCGCACCTTCCAGGCCCCGGTTCCGGCCGTCACCCCGCCCGCCGTCCCGCACGAGGTGATCCCGCCCGTGCCGGAGGCTCCGGCGCACTGA
- a CDS encoding ABC transporter ATP-binding protein, which yields MAGNERKEQPEELSGPGWARRLTSYAWRYRTNVLLALGSSLLGMAVMALVPLITKIVIDDVIGKGSRSLAVWTGLLIGAAVVVYVLTYIRRYYGGKLALDVQHDLRTEMYGTITRLDGRRQDELSTGQVVGRATSDLQLIQGLLFMLPMTIGNVLLFVISLVIMAWLSPLLTLVALAVAPALWFIARLSKKRLFPATWYAQGQAAAVAGVVDGAVSGVRVVKGFGQEDQETGKLREVSRRLFAGRLRTVRLNSRYTPALQAVPALGQVAMLALGGWLATRGQITLGTFVAFSTYLAQLVGPVRMLAMVLTVGQQARAGVERVLELIDTEPAIEDGTKELPADAPATVEFDGVGFAYEEGRPVLDGFSLEIREGETVAVVGSSGSGKSTVSLLLPRFYDVSRGAVLVGGHDVRELTLESLRAAIGLVPEDSFLFSDTVRANLAYGVPDATDEQIRAAARAAQADRFIDELPHGYDTKVGEQGLTLSGGQRQRLSLARAILTDPRLLLLDDATSAVDARVEHEIHEALKGVMAGRTTLLIAHRRSTLNLADRIAVLDNGRLADIGTHAELERRSALYRRLLTDPDELGGVSPGHTPKTVPAAPDDRSVQAELDAEFDAERGITPDLWIRDESDPAKGTDHAPGMPATPELLAQVDALPPADDVPDIDEARAVAPEDSYNLRRLLRGFGLPLLVSLSLVAVDAGMGLLLPVLIRHGIDEGVTQLALGAVWTAAGLALLAVLVQWGAQISEARMTGRTGERVLYSLRLKIFAQLQRLGLDYYERELTGRIMTRMTTDVDALSTFLQTGLVTAFVSVVTFLGVMVALVVIDVELALVVFATLPLLVVGTYFFRKKSVQAYELARDRVGVVNADLQESVAGLRIVQAFGRERAGRERFADSSRSYRQARVRGQWLISVYFPFVQLLASVAAAAVMIVGAGRIEAGTLTAGALVAYLLYIDLFFAPVQQLSQVFDGYQQATVSLRRIQELLREPTSTVGADAPKDVLSLRGEIAFEDVSFKYGDEEEALSEVSLHIPAGQTVAFVGETGAGKSTLVKLVARFYDPTSGRVTADGSDLRDLDMTAYRHRLGVVPQEAYLFAGTVRDAIAYGRPDATDASVEAAARAVGAHDMIATLDGGYLHEVAERGRNLSAGQRQLIALARAELVDPDVLLLDEATAALDLATEALVNQATDRLTGRRTTLVVAHRLTTAARADRVVVMDHGRVAEDGTHDELLALDGTYARLWRTFVGEDEPAAV from the coding sequence GTGGCAGGGAACGAACGAAAAGAGCAACCCGAAGAGCTGAGCGGGCCGGGTTGGGCCCGCCGTCTGACCTCGTACGCCTGGCGCTACCGCACCAACGTCCTGCTCGCCCTCGGCTCCTCCCTCCTCGGCATGGCCGTCATGGCCCTCGTACCGCTCATCACGAAGATCGTGATCGATGACGTGATCGGGAAGGGGAGCCGGTCGCTCGCCGTGTGGACCGGTCTCCTCATAGGCGCGGCCGTCGTCGTGTACGTCCTGACGTACATACGCCGCTACTACGGCGGCAAGCTCGCCCTCGACGTCCAGCACGACCTGCGCACCGAGATGTACGGGACGATCACCCGTCTCGACGGCCGCCGCCAGGACGAGCTGTCCACCGGGCAGGTCGTCGGCCGCGCCACCAGCGACCTCCAGCTGATCCAGGGCCTCCTCTTCATGCTCCCGATGACGATCGGGAACGTCCTCCTCTTCGTCATCTCCCTCGTGATCATGGCGTGGCTGTCCCCGCTCCTCACCCTGGTCGCCCTCGCCGTCGCCCCCGCCCTCTGGTTCATCGCCCGGCTCAGCAAGAAGCGCCTCTTCCCCGCCACCTGGTACGCCCAGGGCCAGGCCGCCGCAGTCGCCGGAGTCGTCGACGGGGCCGTGTCCGGCGTCCGCGTCGTGAAGGGCTTCGGGCAGGAGGACCAGGAGACCGGCAAGCTGCGCGAGGTCTCGCGGCGGCTGTTCGCAGGGCGGCTGAGGACCGTCAGGCTCAACTCCCGCTACACCCCCGCCCTCCAGGCCGTACCCGCCCTCGGCCAGGTCGCCATGCTCGCCCTCGGCGGCTGGCTCGCCACCCGGGGGCAGATCACCCTCGGCACCTTCGTCGCCTTCTCCACGTACCTCGCCCAGCTCGTCGGCCCGGTGCGGATGCTCGCCATGGTACTGACCGTCGGGCAGCAGGCGCGGGCTGGTGTCGAGCGCGTACTGGAGCTGATCGACACCGAGCCGGCCATCGAGGACGGGACGAAGGAGCTTCCGGCGGATGCTCCCGCGACCGTCGAGTTCGACGGCGTCGGCTTCGCGTACGAGGAGGGGCGTCCGGTCCTCGACGGGTTCTCGCTGGAGATCCGCGAGGGCGAGACCGTCGCCGTCGTCGGGTCGTCCGGCAGCGGCAAGTCGACCGTCTCGCTGCTGCTGCCCCGCTTCTACGACGTCTCGCGGGGCGCGGTCCTGGTCGGCGGGCACGATGTGCGCGAGCTGACCCTGGAGTCGCTGCGGGCCGCCATCGGCCTCGTCCCCGAGGACAGCTTCCTCTTCTCCGACACCGTCCGCGCCAACCTCGCGTACGGCGTCCCGGACGCGACGGACGAGCAGATACGCGCCGCCGCCCGCGCCGCCCAGGCCGACCGCTTCATCGACGAGCTGCCCCACGGGTACGACACCAAGGTCGGCGAGCAGGGCCTGACCCTGTCCGGCGGCCAGCGGCAGCGGCTGTCGCTCGCCCGCGCCATCCTCACCGACCCCCGTCTGCTCCTCCTCGACGACGCCACCTCCGCCGTCGACGCCCGGGTCGAGCACGAGATCCACGAGGCGCTGAAGGGCGTCATGGCGGGGCGGACGACGCTGCTGATCGCGCACCGCCGCTCGACCCTCAACCTCGCCGACCGCATCGCCGTCCTCGACAACGGACGCCTCGCCGACATCGGCACCCACGCGGAGCTGGAGCGCCGCTCCGCCCTCTACCGCCGCCTCCTCACCGACCCGGACGAGCTGGGCGGCGTATCGCCGGGGCACACGCCGAAGACGGTTCCCGCCGCGCCCGACGACCGGTCGGTGCAGGCGGAGCTGGACGCCGAGTTCGACGCCGAGCGCGGCATCACCCCCGACCTGTGGATACGGGACGAGTCCGACCCGGCCAAGGGCACCGACCACGCGCCCGGGATGCCGGCCACCCCCGAACTGCTCGCCCAGGTCGACGCCCTGCCGCCCGCCGACGACGTGCCGGACATCGACGAGGCCCGTGCCGTCGCCCCCGAGGACTCGTACAACCTGCGCCGCCTGCTGCGCGGCTTCGGGCTCCCGCTGCTGGTCAGCCTGAGTCTGGTGGCCGTCGACGCGGGGATGGGGCTGCTGCTGCCGGTGCTGATCCGGCACGGCATCGACGAAGGCGTCACCCAGCTCGCGCTCGGCGCGGTGTGGACGGCCGCCGGGCTCGCCCTGCTCGCCGTACTCGTGCAGTGGGGGGCGCAGATCAGCGAGGCCCGGATGACGGGACGCACCGGGGAGAGGGTCCTGTACTCGCTCCGGCTGAAGATCTTCGCGCAGTTGCAGAGGCTCGGACTGGACTACTACGAGCGGGAGCTGACCGGGCGGATCATGACCCGGATGACGACGGACGTGGACGCGCTGTCGACGTTCCTCCAGACCGGTCTGGTGACGGCCTTCGTGTCCGTCGTGACCTTCCTCGGCGTGATGGTGGCGCTCGTCGTCATCGACGTGGAGCTCGCCCTCGTCGTCTTCGCGACGCTTCCGCTGCTGGTCGTCGGCACGTACTTCTTCCGGAAGAAGAGCGTCCAGGCGTACGAGCTGGCCCGCGACCGGGTCGGCGTCGTCAACGCCGACCTCCAGGAGTCGGTGGCCGGACTGCGCATCGTGCAGGCTTTCGGGCGGGAGAGGGCGGGCCGCGAGCGGTTCGCCGACAGCAGCCGCAGCTACCGGCAGGCGCGGGTGCGCGGACAGTGGCTGATCTCCGTGTACTTCCCGTTCGTGCAGCTCCTCGCGTCGGTGGCGGCCGCGGCCGTGATGATCGTCGGGGCGGGGCGGATCGAGGCCGGGACGCTCACGGCGGGCGCGCTCGTCGCGTACCTGCTGTACATCGACCTCTTCTTCGCCCCCGTCCAGCAGCTCTCCCAGGTCTTCGACGGCTACCAGCAGGCCACGGTCTCGCTGCGCCGCATCCAGGAACTGCTGCGCGAGCCGACGTCGACCGTCGGGGCCGACGCTCCGAAGGACGTGCTGTCGCTGCGCGGGGAGATCGCCTTCGAGGACGTGTCGTTCAAGTACGGCGATGAGGAGGAGGCGCTGTCGGAGGTCTCGCTGCACATACCGGCGGGGCAGACCGTCGCCTTCGTCGGCGAGACCGGCGCGGGAAAGTCGACTCTGGTCAAGCTGGTGGCGCGTTTCTACGACCCGACCTCGGGCCGCGTCACCGCGGACGGCTCCGATCTGCGCGACCTCGACATGACCGCGTACCGGCACCGCCTCGGCGTCGTCCCGCAGGAGGCGTACCTCTTCGCGGGGACCGTCCGTGACGCGATCGCCTACGGGCGGCCCGACGCCACCGACGCCTCGGTCGAGGCGGCGGCCCGCGCGGTCGGCGCGCACGACATGATCGCCACGCTCGACGGCGGCTACCTGCACGAGGTCGCCGAGCGGGGCCGCAACCTCTCGGCGGGGCAGCGCCAGCTCATCGCGCTCGCCCGGGCCGAGCTGGTCGACCCGGACGTGCTGCTCCTCGACGAGGCGACGGCGGCTCTGGACCTCGCCACCGAGGCGCTGGTCAACCAGGCGACCGACCGCCTCACCGGCCGCCGTACGACGCTGGTCGTCGCGCACCGGCTGACCACGGCCGCCCGGGCGGACCGGGTCGTGGTCATGGACCACGGGCGGGTCGCGGAGGACGGCACGCACGACGAGCTGCTCGCGCTGGACGGCACGTACGCGCGGCTGTGGCGGACCTTCGTGGGGGAGGACGAACCGGCGGCGGTCTGA
- a CDS encoding S28 family serine protease — translation MRKTFRGVVAGAVLIGAVGATGGAVQAAEPAGPRPASAPAADAKSDVQADIKDRLLAIPGMSLVEEKPVDGYRFFVLNYTQPVDHARPWKGTFQQRLTILHKDVNRPSVFFTSGYDLYTNPSRSEPTRLIDGNQVSMEYRFFTPSRPQPADWSKLDIKQAADDQHRVFTALKKIYGKKWLATGGSKGGMTATYYERFHPRDMDGVVAYVAPNDVNNREDSAYDRFFQTVSTKGCRDKLNAVQREALVRRGPLSAKLKKWAAENKATFRTVGSLDKSYESSVLDFVWAFWQYSDESECADVPAADSSDDVIYNYVDAKSPFASYTDQGLDPYTPYYYQAGTQLGAPQYTYPHLKGLMKYGPEYFQPRAYVPREISMTWQDNAMKDVDRWVNRNARQMMYVYGGNDPWGAERFRPAPGGDNHVYTVPGANHGASISGLPVDERAAAVARVLKWAGVAPAAVQADPSTAKRLTAYDAALDRTELNREQSLRP, via the coding sequence ATGCGCAAGACGTTCCGGGGAGTGGTCGCGGGAGCGGTGCTCATAGGCGCCGTCGGAGCGACCGGAGGGGCGGTGCAGGCCGCCGAGCCCGCCGGGCCGAGACCCGCGTCGGCACCGGCCGCCGACGCCAAGTCCGACGTACAGGCCGACATCAAGGACCGCCTCCTCGCGATACCGGGCATGAGCCTGGTCGAGGAGAAGCCGGTCGACGGCTACCGCTTCTTCGTCCTGAACTACACGCAGCCGGTGGACCACGCCCGCCCCTGGAAGGGCACCTTCCAGCAGCGCCTGACGATCCTGCACAAGGACGTGAACCGGCCCAGCGTCTTCTTCACCAGCGGCTACGACCTCTACACCAACCCGTCGCGCAGCGAGCCGACCCGGCTGATCGACGGCAACCAGGTGTCGATGGAGTACCGCTTCTTCACCCCGTCCCGCCCGCAGCCCGCCGACTGGTCGAAGCTCGACATCAAGCAGGCCGCCGACGACCAGCACCGCGTCTTCACCGCCCTGAAGAAGATCTACGGCAAGAAGTGGCTGGCCACCGGCGGCTCCAAGGGCGGCATGACCGCCACCTACTACGAGCGCTTCCACCCGCGCGACATGGACGGCGTCGTCGCGTACGTCGCCCCCAACGACGTGAACAACCGCGAGGACTCGGCGTACGACCGCTTCTTCCAGACCGTCTCCACCAAGGGGTGCCGCGACAAGCTCAACGCGGTGCAGCGCGAGGCCCTGGTGCGGCGCGGTCCGCTGAGCGCCAAGCTCAAGAAGTGGGCCGCCGAGAACAAGGCCACCTTCCGCACCGTCGGCAGCCTCGACAAGTCGTACGAGTCGTCCGTCCTCGACTTCGTCTGGGCGTTCTGGCAGTACAGCGACGAGTCCGAGTGCGCCGACGTCCCCGCCGCCGACTCCTCCGACGACGTCATCTACAACTACGTCGACGCCAAGTCCCCGTTCGCGTCCTACACCGACCAGGGCCTGGACCCGTACACCCCGTACTACTACCAGGCGGGCACCCAGCTCGGCGCCCCCCAGTACACGTACCCGCACCTCAAGGGCCTGATGAAGTACGGCCCCGAGTACTTCCAGCCGCGCGCCTACGTGCCCCGCGAGATCTCCATGACGTGGCAGGACAACGCCATGAAGGACGTCGACCGCTGGGTCAACCGCAACGCGCGCCAGATGATGTACGTGTACGGCGGCAACGACCCGTGGGGCGCCGAGCGCTTCCGCCCGGCCCCGGGCGGCGACAACCACGTCTACACCGTGCCGGGCGCCAACCACGGCGCGAGCATCTCCGGCCTGCCCGTCGACGAGCGGGCCGCCGCCGTCGCCCGGGTCCTGAAGTGGGCGGGCGTCGCACCCGCCGCCGTCCAGGCCGACCCGTCGACGGCGAAGCGGCTCACCGCGTACGACGCCGCCCTGGACCGGACCGAGCTGAACAGGGAGCAGTCGCTGCGCCCGTAG
- a CDS encoding glycoside hydrolase family 3 protein, with product MPIRTFTPSRRTLLGASAAAVAAAVTGVAPVGAAERPSAHSDARLRRLIASMTLEEKVGQLFVMRVYGHSATAPDQADVDANLKETGVRNAAELISKYHVGGIIYFAWAHNTRDPHQIADLSNGIQKAGLAEHHRIPLLISTDQEHGIVARVGKPATLMPGAMALGAGAFRRGTRDAREAARIAGRELLALGIRQNYAPVADVNVDPANPVIGVRSFGSVPESVAALVAAQVKGYQGAGIATAAKHFPGHGDTKDDSHDQLPHIDHTRQEWEALDAPPFRAAIAAGIDSIMTAHIVVPSLDPAEDPATLSHPILTGVLREQLGYGGVVVTDSLGMQGVRTKYGDDRVPVLALKAGCDQLLNPPNLAVAWNAVLAAVKGGELTEARLDESLLRILRLKARRGLFDRPYVTHRGVDRTVGIRSHLAAADRIADATTTLLVNEGGLLPLSRRRHRRVLVVGVDPASPSGTTGPPTSVLAASLTQLGFTAMALSTGSAPSRAKIDEAVAAARAGADAVLIATRNVSATSAQRTLVAELVAVGVPVIALAVQNPYDVAHLTGLGVRAHLAAYSWTDVEMRAAARVLTGKVRPSGRLPVPVQRADDPLKVLFPVGRGLCF from the coding sequence GTGCCGATCCGCACCTTCACGCCATCCCGCCGCACCCTGCTGGGCGCGAGCGCCGCCGCAGTGGCCGCAGCCGTCACGGGAGTCGCTCCCGTCGGGGCCGCCGAACGGCCCTCCGCACATTCCGACGCCCGGCTCAGACGCCTGATCGCCTCCATGACCCTGGAGGAGAAGGTCGGCCAGCTCTTCGTGATGCGGGTCTACGGGCACTCCGCGACCGCCCCCGACCAGGCGGACGTCGACGCGAACCTCAAGGAGACGGGCGTACGCAACGCCGCCGAACTGATCTCCAAGTACCACGTCGGCGGCATCATCTACTTCGCCTGGGCGCACAACACCCGCGACCCGCACCAGATCGCCGACCTCTCCAACGGCATCCAGAAGGCCGGGTTGGCCGAACACCACCGCATCCCCCTCCTCATCTCCACCGACCAGGAGCACGGCATCGTCGCCCGCGTCGGCAAGCCCGCAACTCTGATGCCGGGGGCCATGGCGCTCGGCGCGGGAGCCTTCCGGCGGGGCACCCGGGACGCACGCGAGGCCGCCCGCATCGCGGGCCGCGAACTCCTCGCCCTCGGCATCCGCCAGAACTACGCCCCCGTCGCCGACGTCAACGTCGACCCCGCCAACCCGGTCATCGGCGTCCGCTCCTTCGGCTCGGTGCCGGAGTCGGTCGCGGCCCTCGTCGCCGCCCAGGTGAAGGGCTACCAGGGGGCGGGAATCGCCACCGCCGCCAAGCACTTCCCCGGCCACGGCGACACCAAGGACGACAGCCACGACCAGCTCCCGCACATCGACCACACCCGGCAGGAGTGGGAGGCCCTCGACGCGCCGCCCTTCCGCGCCGCGATAGCCGCCGGGATCGACTCGATCATGACGGCGCACATCGTGGTCCCGTCCCTCGACCCGGCCGAGGACCCCGCGACCCTCTCCCACCCCATCCTCACCGGCGTCCTGCGCGAGCAACTCGGTTACGGGGGAGTGGTGGTGACCGACTCCCTCGGCATGCAGGGCGTACGCACGAAGTACGGCGACGACCGCGTCCCGGTCCTCGCGCTGAAGGCGGGCTGCGACCAGCTCCTCAACCCGCCCAACCTGGCGGTCGCCTGGAACGCGGTGCTGGCCGCCGTCAAGGGCGGCGAGCTGACCGAAGCCCGCCTCGACGAGTCGCTGTTGCGCATCCTCCGCCTCAAGGCCCGCCGGGGCCTCTTCGACCGTCCGTACGTCACCCACCGGGGCGTCGACCGGACGGTCGGCATCCGTTCCCATCTGGCGGCGGCGGACCGCATCGCGGACGCGACGACGACGCTCCTCGTCAACGAGGGCGGCCTGCTCCCCCTTTCCCGCCGCAGGCACCGCCGCGTCCTGGTCGTCGGCGTCGACCCGGCCTCCCCCTCCGGAACGACGGGCCCGCCCACCTCCGTCCTCGCCGCCTCCCTCACCCAACTGGGCTTCACGGCAATGGCGTTGTCGACCGGCTCGGCCCCCTCCCGCGCCAAGATCGACGAAGCGGTGGCGGCGGCGCGGGCGGGCGCGGACGCGGTGCTCATCGCCACGCGGAACGTGTCGGCGACGAGCGCGCAGCGGACGCTGGTCGCGGAACTGGTGGCGGTGGGCGTCCCGGTGATCGCCCTCGCGGTCCAGAACCCTTATGACGTCGCCCACTTGACGGGTCTGGGGGTCCGGGCGCACCTGGCCGCCTATTCCTGGACGGACGTCGAGATGCGGGCGGCCGCCCGGGTGCTCACGGGGAAGGTACGCCCGTCGGGCCGCCTGCCCGTGCCGGTCCAACGGGCGGACGACCCGTTGAAGGTGCTCTTCCCGGTGGGGCGCGGGCTCTGCTTCTAA
- the def gene encoding peptide deformylase: protein MEQQTRTGEVHDIVLRGNPVLHQPCQQVVSFDTALAQLIDDMFATMYAADGVGLAANQIGVPRRVFVYDCPDTDGRPQRGHVVNPVLRSINPGDQQIAHGDEGCLSAPDRFALLARPEYAIVDGVDLHGKPVTVEATGWLARCLQHETDHLNGILFTDRVHDTQDKP, encoded by the coding sequence GTGGAACAACAGACCCGCACAGGCGAAGTGCACGACATCGTCCTTCGCGGAAACCCTGTCCTGCACCAGCCGTGCCAGCAGGTCGTATCGTTCGACACCGCCCTTGCACAGCTCATCGACGACATGTTCGCCACCATGTACGCAGCGGACGGCGTGGGCCTGGCGGCGAACCAGATCGGTGTACCCCGGCGCGTCTTCGTCTACGACTGCCCGGACACCGACGGACGGCCGCAACGTGGGCACGTCGTGAACCCGGTTCTGCGCTCCATCAACCCCGGCGATCAGCAGATAGCGCACGGCGACGAGGGCTGCCTGTCAGCGCCGGACCGCTTCGCCCTGCTCGCCCGACCGGAATACGCCATTGTGGACGGCGTTGACCTGCACGGCAAGCCCGTCACCGTAGAAGCAACCGGATGGCTCGCTCGTTGCCTGCAGCACGAAACCGACCACCTCAACGGGATTCTCTTCACCGACCGGGTCCATGACACCCAGGACAAGCCGTAG
- a CDS encoding MFS transporter, with translation MTAPSSAPASRVRRLVSRAVPAAGPVRQVAFSTLLTTMGDGLFVTVSTLFFTRVVGLSLVEVGLGLTIASLAGLLFAIPLGHVADRKGAHRVLLILTTAVIPAILCYLWVRSFWLFVIVACVVGVLQRGCRTVLPALIADIAAPDDRVTARAHLQVVTNVGISVGAGAAGIALFIDTRTAYQALVVGAALMYVASAAVLTRLPKGPAAADHPQRARMSLVLTDLPFLAFTGLNALLALNSGLMEIALPLWIVMHTDAPAWMFSALIVMNTVLVVLFQLKTSSRGDSLAGAARSSRWAGLFLAATCLLYAAAGSDVGALLAAAILVLAMIAHTWGEMHQVSGEWGLSFRLAPSHAHGQYQGMLATGRAATSVAAPILLIAVISAGKQGWLVLAALFVLSGLLVPATARWAERAGNRT, from the coding sequence ATGACCGCACCCTCGTCCGCACCCGCATCCCGTGTGCGGCGTCTCGTCTCGCGCGCCGTCCCGGCAGCGGGCCCGGTGCGCCAGGTGGCGTTCTCCACCCTCCTGACGACGATGGGTGACGGACTGTTCGTCACCGTCAGCACCCTGTTCTTCACCCGTGTGGTGGGGTTGAGCCTGGTCGAGGTGGGACTCGGCCTCACCATCGCGAGCCTGGCCGGCCTGCTGTTCGCCATACCCCTCGGGCACGTGGCCGACCGGAAGGGCGCGCACCGTGTCCTGTTGATCCTGACCACAGCGGTCATTCCGGCCATACTGTGCTACTTGTGGGTCCGCTCGTTCTGGCTCTTCGTCATCGTCGCCTGCGTAGTGGGAGTGCTGCAGCGAGGCTGCCGGACGGTGCTTCCGGCACTGATCGCGGACATCGCCGCACCCGACGACCGGGTGACCGCCCGTGCTCACCTCCAAGTGGTGACCAACGTCGGAATCTCCGTCGGTGCGGGAGCCGCCGGCATCGCCCTCTTCATCGACACCCGGACCGCGTACCAGGCCCTCGTCGTCGGCGCCGCGCTGATGTACGTCGCCTCGGCGGCAGTCCTGACCCGCCTCCCGAAGGGGCCCGCCGCCGCAGATCACCCCCAACGAGCCCGCATGTCACTGGTGTTGACAGACCTTCCCTTTCTCGCTTTCACCGGGCTCAACGCCCTCCTGGCACTGAACAGCGGGTTGATGGAAATCGCCCTGCCCCTGTGGATCGTCATGCACACCGACGCCCCGGCCTGGATGTTCAGCGCGCTGATCGTCATGAACACCGTGCTGGTCGTGCTCTTCCAACTGAAAACCAGCTCCCGCGGAGACAGTCTGGCCGGCGCGGCACGTTCCTCACGATGGGCCGGACTGTTCCTCGCTGCCACCTGCCTGCTCTACGCGGCAGCCGGCAGTGACGTGGGCGCGCTGCTCGCCGCGGCCATCCTCGTTCTGGCGATGATTGCCCACACCTGGGGCGAGATGCACCAGGTCTCCGGGGAATGGGGACTCAGCTTCAGACTCGCGCCCTCTCACGCGCACGGCCAGTACCAGGGAATGCTGGCCACCGGACGCGCCGCGACCAGCGTGGCTGCCCCGATCCTCCTGATCGCGGTCATCAGCGCGGGAAAGCAGGGATGGCTGGTCCTGGCCGCCCTCTTCGTGCTCTCCGGGCTGCTGGTACCGGCCACGGCACGCTGGGCAGAGCGAGCGGGTAACCGCACCTGA
- a CDS encoding cytochrome P450, whose product MTTSVQYNPLDAATLADPYRVYAELRSTTPIFWHDQMECWVLTRYKDCQSVLLNPEVFATDWRRAGETVAEPWLSLQTLDPPEHAPLRSLFMNALRGRDLNAIGARGEALVDSALDNLGDKAEFDLIPEVIAPLALATISDLLGIQCPELSTFSNISDTIVRSMDASLEPDDKTRAELRKQGIEARAQLSSLVESWFEADPNPGMLADVTSKRDSVAVPDHFVRNTVRVVFQSGYSSIVSGAGNAMLALLQHPESVEKLRDPELFATGFDELMRYDCSVQGTSRMATRSTTIGDTAIERGDVVLVLFGAANRDPAQFPRPDELLLDRKPNQHMAFGRGPHTCVGNLFTQVTLQALIKSVLRRSTPLRLAAEPVRRRTATMRYLDTLPVTFSAENPTEQTAR is encoded by the coding sequence ATGACCACTTCGGTGCAGTACAACCCTCTGGACGCTGCGACGCTCGCGGACCCGTACCGGGTCTATGCGGAGTTGCGCTCAACGACTCCGATCTTCTGGCACGACCAGATGGAGTGCTGGGTGCTGACGCGCTACAAGGACTGCCAGTCGGTACTGCTCAACCCCGAGGTGTTCGCCACGGACTGGCGCCGAGCAGGAGAAACCGTCGCCGAGCCCTGGCTGAGCCTGCAGACTCTGGACCCGCCGGAGCATGCCCCGCTCCGCAGCCTGTTCATGAACGCGCTCCGCGGCCGGGACCTGAACGCGATCGGCGCGCGGGGTGAAGCCCTGGTCGACTCCGCGCTCGACAATTTGGGCGACAAGGCCGAATTCGACCTTATCCCCGAAGTCATCGCACCCCTCGCGCTGGCCACCATATCGGACCTGCTGGGCATCCAATGCCCGGAACTGTCCACATTCTCCAACATCTCCGACACCATTGTTCGCAGCATGGACGCGTCACTGGAACCGGATGACAAAACCCGCGCCGAACTGCGTAAACAGGGCATTGAGGCGCGAGCCCAGTTGAGCTCGCTGGTCGAGTCCTGGTTCGAGGCCGACCCCAACCCGGGAATGCTGGCCGACGTAACCAGTAAACGCGATTCCGTAGCGGTTCCGGACCACTTTGTCCGCAATACCGTGCGCGTTGTTTTCCAGTCCGGATACAGCTCGATCGTCTCGGGTGCCGGAAATGCGATGCTCGCGCTGCTACAGCACCCCGAATCAGTGGAAAAGCTGCGCGATCCGGAACTTTTTGCCACCGGGTTCGACGAACTGATGCGGTACGACTGCTCCGTCCAGGGCACCAGCCGTATGGCTACGCGCTCGACCACGATCGGTGACACCGCCATCGAACGCGGCGACGTGGTACTGGTGCTCTTCGGCGCGGCGAACCGCGACCCCGCCCAGTTCCCCCGCCCCGACGAACTGCTTCTGGACCGCAAGCCCAACCAGCACATGGCGTTCGGCCGTGGCCCGCACACCTGCGTCGGCAACCTCTTCACCCAGGTCACCTTGCAGGCGCTGATCAAGAGCGTCCTGCGACGCTCTACCCCGCTGCGGCTGGCCGCGGAACCGGTCCGTCGGCGCACCGCGACCATGCGCTACCTCGACACGCTGCCCGTCACCTTCAGCGCCGAGAACCCGACGGAGCAGACGGCCCGATGA